The Paenibacillus uliginis N3/975 genome has a window encoding:
- a CDS encoding glutaredoxin family protein — MENVIVYTSNNCPHCKQVKSFLSEQGIAYEERNIETNDEFAQQVWDMGIRAVPLTIIGEHRIMGMNKLQFNKALAPQTEA, encoded by the coding sequence ATGGAAAACGTTATTGTCTATACATCAAACAACTGCCCTCACTGCAAGCAGGTAAAGAGCTTCCTGTCTGAGCAAGGGATTGCGTATGAAGAACGAAACATCGAAACGAATGACGAGTTTGCACAACAGGTATGGGATATGGGAATACGCGCTGTTCCGTTGACTATCATCGGCGAGCATCGCATTATGGGTATGAACAAGCTGCAATTTAACAAAGCGTTGGCACCGCAAACCGAAGCATAA
- a CDS encoding ROK family protein, with protein MTNITGDQALVKKINTSIILNTIIRNAPLSRAKVSELTGLNKATVSNLVLELCDNHLVQEIGPGESSGGRKPRMLLFNGEAGYAVGVEIRLKQMMAVLTDLEGRILAEEECMLEQHDVSSVLDMMIHMINGLMKLAPNSHYGIVGVGVGVPGMVDGDGMVLFAPNLGWEMVPLQQLLENEIGVPVTIDNEANAGAQGELRFGAGRDAKHLLYISAGSGIGSGIIINGELYKGARGYAGETGHMTIEADGKECSCGNRGCWELYASEKAYDLTRSTLPSRRTSELVKLAEQGHAETIDHFSEMGRYLGVGITNLVNGFNPQSVVIGGPLSDARDWIGDTMQKVVSERTLPYHREEMEIHFAELGSRSTVIGAAYSAVSQFLGPVRVSMPVN; from the coding sequence ATGACAAATATCACCGGTGATCAAGCGCTGGTTAAAAAAATAAATACGTCTATTATACTGAATACAATCATCCGCAATGCCCCCCTCTCCCGCGCCAAAGTTTCGGAACTAACCGGACTTAATAAAGCAACCGTATCCAATCTGGTGCTGGAGCTGTGCGATAATCATCTTGTACAGGAGATCGGACCCGGCGAATCAAGTGGCGGCCGAAAACCGCGAATGCTGCTGTTTAACGGAGAAGCCGGTTATGCTGTGGGCGTAGAAATTCGCCTCAAGCAGATGATGGCGGTACTAACCGATCTTGAAGGTCGGATTCTTGCAGAAGAAGAATGTATGCTAGAACAGCACGATGTCTCATCTGTGCTAGATATGATGATTCACATGATCAATGGATTGATGAAGCTCGCTCCTAATTCCCATTACGGTATCGTTGGCGTCGGAGTAGGTGTGCCTGGTATGGTGGACGGTGACGGCATGGTTCTTTTTGCGCCAAACCTCGGGTGGGAAATGGTTCCGCTTCAGCAGCTCCTTGAGAATGAAATCGGCGTGCCGGTCACCATCGACAATGAAGCTAACGCCGGAGCCCAAGGAGAACTTCGCTTCGGAGCGGGACGCGATGCAAAGCATCTGCTGTATATCAGTGCCGGAAGCGGTATCGGTTCAGGCATCATCATCAATGGGGAATTGTATAAAGGAGCTAGGGGATATGCCGGGGAAACCGGACATATGACAATCGAAGCAGACGGGAAGGAATGCTCATGCGGAAACCGGGGCTGCTGGGAGCTGTACGCCTCGGAAAAAGCCTATGATCTAACAAGATCTACTCTGCCTTCACGCCGGACTTCCGAATTGGTCAAGCTTGCTGAGCAAGGCCATGCGGAAACGATTGACCATTTTTCCGAAATGGGACGCTATCTTGGCGTGGGTATCACGAATCTGGTCAACGGGTTCAACCCGCAATCGGTTGTAATCGGCGGCCCTCTGTCAGATGCACGTGACTGGATTGGAGACACCATGCAGAAGGTTGTCTCCGAGCGAACGCTGCCCTACCACCGTGAAGAAATGGAGATTCACTTTGCGGAGCTTGGCAGCCGTTCTACGGTCATTGGAGCCGCTTACTCTGCCGTTTCGCAGTTTCTCGGACCTGTACGTGTGTCAATGCCTGTAAATTGA
- the xylA gene encoding xylose isomerase, with protein MAYFNNINKIEYEGSKSTNPYAFKFYNPNEVVAGKTMEEHLRFAMAYWHTLTAGGSDPFGADTAVRPWGKFSGMDLAKARVEAGFEFMDKLNMPFFCFHDVDIAPEGNNLREFYSNIDTIVDMIEENMKSSGKKLLWNTANMFTNPRYMHGAATTCNADVYAHAAAQVKKGLEVGKRLGAENYVFWGGREGYETLLNTDMGLELDNLARLFNMAIDYAKEIGFDAQFLIEPKPKEPTKHQYDFDAATTIAFLQKYGLDKHFKLNLEANHATLAGHTFEHELRVARLNGMLGSLDANQGDMLIGWDTDEFPVNIYDATLTLYEVLMNDGLGRGGVNFDAKVRRPSFEPEDLFLAHIAGMDTYAKGLKVAAKLIEDRVFEDFIAKRYSSFTEGIGADVVSGKATLASLAEYALNNEKPRKNESGRQEMLKGLLNQYILAD; from the coding sequence ATGGCCTATTTTAACAACATTAACAAGATCGAATATGAAGGAAGCAAATCAACGAATCCATATGCGTTTAAATTTTATAATCCGAATGAAGTTGTGGCCGGCAAAACAATGGAAGAGCATCTCCGTTTCGCCATGGCTTATTGGCATACATTAACTGCGGGTGGTTCTGATCCGTTCGGCGCGGACACTGCTGTTCGTCCTTGGGGTAAGTTTTCCGGTATGGATCTCGCTAAAGCTCGCGTTGAAGCCGGTTTTGAATTTATGGACAAACTGAATATGCCTTTCTTCTGCTTCCATGATGTAGATATTGCACCGGAAGGAAACAATCTACGTGAGTTCTACAGTAACATTGACACGATCGTAGACATGATTGAAGAGAACATGAAGTCCAGCGGTAAGAAGCTGCTGTGGAACACAGCTAATATGTTCACGAACCCGCGCTACATGCATGGTGCAGCTACAACCTGCAATGCTGATGTGTACGCACATGCCGCTGCACAGGTGAAGAAAGGTCTGGAAGTGGGCAAGCGCCTTGGAGCAGAGAACTATGTATTCTGGGGAGGCCGTGAAGGCTACGAGACACTGCTGAACACAGATATGGGTCTTGAGCTGGATAATCTCGCACGCCTGTTCAATATGGCAATCGACTATGCGAAAGAGATCGGCTTTGACGCCCAATTCCTGATTGAGCCTAAACCGAAAGAACCTACGAAACACCAATACGATTTTGATGCGGCTACTACGATTGCGTTCCTGCAAAAATACGGCCTCGACAAACATTTCAAACTGAACCTTGAGGCAAACCATGCAACCTTGGCCGGACACACATTTGAGCATGAGCTTCGTGTTGCCCGCCTGAACGGTATGCTCGGCTCGCTGGATGCGAACCAAGGCGACATGCTGATCGGCTGGGATACCGACGAGTTCCCGGTTAACATTTATGATGCAACATTGACATTGTATGAAGTGCTCATGAATGACGGCCTCGGTCGTGGTGGTGTAAACTTTGACGCTAAAGTACGCCGTCCTTCCTTCGAGCCTGAGGATCTGTTCCTGGCACATATCGCAGGTATGGACACTTATGCTAAAGGCCTCAAAGTGGCTGCCAAGCTGATCGAGGATCGTGTGTTCGAAGACTTCATCGCGAAACGCTACAGCAGCTTCACTGAAGGCATCGGAGCAGATGTTGTCTCCGGTAAAGCTACTCTGGCTTCCTTGGCCGAATATGCGCTGAACAACGAGAAACCACGAAAGAATGAATCTGGACGTCAAGAAATGCTTAAAGGCTTGCTCAACCAGTACATTCTTGCTGACTAA